One Rosa chinensis cultivar Old Blush chromosome 5, RchiOBHm-V2, whole genome shotgun sequence genomic region harbors:
- the LOC112202536 gene encoding uncharacterized protein LOC112202536, translated as MKVLFFVYCLQSICAMLNIYSITRYMTILYACSDHWMLTIVDPDQDTAYFLDPLKRRLPTGDWMSIVETALGMYNSERKRKGRNSVMWKNLAGIPPQPSNKECGYFIMRYMRDIIEDKDLSLFPVKWERRDSSHYTQADIDQMRNEWAKFVVKAYV; from the exons ATGAAAGTTCTATTTTTCGTATATTGTTTGCAATCAATTTGTGCCATGTTGAACATATATTCTATTACAAGATATATGACTATTTTGTATGCATGTAGTGATCATTGGATGTTGACAATTGTTGATCCGGACCAAGACACTGCCTATTTTTTGGATCCTCTGAAAAGACGCTTACCCACTGGAGATTGGATGTCTATAGTGGAAAC TGCACTAGGTATGTATAATTCTGAAAGGAAGAGGAAAGGCCGGAATTCAGTTATGTGGAAAAATTTGGCT GGCATTCCTCCCCAACCTAGCAACAAGGAGTGTGGGTACTTTATCATGCGATACATGAGGGATATTATTGAGGATAAAGACCTGTCATTATTTCCTGTAAAG tgggagaggagagatAGCAGCCACTATACCCAAGCAGACATTGATCAGATGCGAAATGAGTGGGCAAAGTTTGTGGTCAAGGCGTATGTGTAG